In the genome of Pontibacillus halophilus JSM 076056 = DSM 19796, one region contains:
- the ytvI gene encoding sporulation integral membrane protein YtvI: MVYLWRIVRFLIVLLVTAGLFVALYYVSLYTYPFLIGLGIAFLIHPLVRLLEEKVKLPRTVAVMVTLLFIVASLIGIMTIVVVELINGTTHLATQLPVHFKSLVTYVEQFVTSQILPVYESLTSLLSTLDAKQQSEVLKQVQQIGTNVAESGATILKSILEWIPMQLGKLPEFATVLVFSLLSAFFISKDWERFSQFATKLFPASVIQSTETVFQGLKQALVGFIRAQFTLISITAFIVLLGLVILRVEYAITIAVITGIVDLLPYLGTGLIFIPWMLYMFFTGNYFMTIGLAILYIIVIVQRQMMEPKVLSSNIGIDPLATLLALFVGYKLIGFLGLLVGPVVLVFINTLHQAKLFEKLWTFIYGSSNQ, translated from the coding sequence ATGGTTTATTTGTGGAGAATCGTCCGTTTCTTGATCGTGTTACTTGTTACAGCGGGTTTGTTCGTGGCACTTTACTATGTATCTCTATATACGTATCCCTTTCTCATTGGATTAGGCATTGCGTTCCTGATTCACCCGCTCGTCCGCCTACTAGAAGAGAAGGTGAAGTTACCTAGAACGGTAGCTGTCATGGTGACGCTACTGTTCATCGTAGCTTCTCTTATCGGTATTATGACAATCGTCGTCGTTGAGTTGATTAACGGAACGACTCATTTAGCCACTCAACTTCCAGTCCATTTCAAGTCTCTTGTAACGTATGTAGAACAATTTGTCACATCACAGATCCTCCCTGTATATGAATCACTTACTTCATTGTTAAGTACTTTGGATGCAAAGCAACAAAGTGAAGTCTTGAAACAAGTACAACAGATTGGCACCAATGTTGCAGAGAGCGGGGCTACAATCTTAAAGTCCATCCTTGAGTGGATTCCAATGCAGCTCGGGAAGCTTCCTGAATTTGCAACTGTCTTGGTCTTTTCTTTACTCAGCGCCTTTTTTATAAGCAAAGACTGGGAGCGATTTAGTCAATTTGCAACTAAACTATTTCCAGCGTCCGTTATTCAATCTACCGAGACTGTCTTCCAAGGATTGAAGCAAGCACTCGTCGGTTTCATTAGAGCTCAATTCACCTTAATTTCCATTACGGCTTTCATTGTTCTATTAGGATTGGTCATCTTACGAGTGGAATATGCGATTACAATTGCAGTGATCACTGGAATCGTGGACTTGCTGCCTTACTTAGGAACAGGCTTAATTTTCATTCCGTGGATGTTGTATATGTTCTTTACAGGAAACTATTTCATGACGATTGGTCTTGCCATCCTCTACATCATCGTAATCGTACAACGACAAATGATGGAGCCTAAAGTATTGTCGAGTAATATCGGAATAGACCCACTTGCAACTTTACTTGCGCTATTTGTTGGCTATAAGTTAATCGGGTTCCTTGGATTACTTGTCGGACCAGTTGTCTTAGTATTCATCAACACACTCCATCAAGCAAAGCTATTTGAGAAGCTCTGGACATTTATTTACGGATCATCAAATCAATAA
- a CDS encoding DUF441 domain-containing protein: MISPSTIFLLILFILGYIGKNQSIMLAVYILFGIKLLKLDDKVFPYLEAKGISIGVTVITIAVLVPIATGEIGFKELWTSVKSYYGWIALGAGAFVALIAKNGLTLLADDPQLTTALVIGTILAVVFFNGVAVGPLIGAGIAYMTMKIVDTFLKIIG; encoded by the coding sequence TTGATCTCACCATCTACAATCTTTCTACTAATTCTATTTATATTAGGATATATAGGGAAAAATCAGTCAATTATGCTAGCTGTGTATATTTTATTTGGTATTAAACTACTGAAATTGGACGATAAAGTGTTTCCATACTTAGAAGCAAAGGGAATTAGTATAGGCGTTACGGTGATTACGATTGCAGTCCTTGTTCCCATTGCAACAGGAGAAATTGGGTTTAAAGAGTTGTGGACGAGTGTGAAATCCTATTATGGCTGGATTGCACTTGGTGCAGGGGCATTTGTAGCTTTAATTGCGAAGAATGGACTCACTCTATTGGCGGACGACCCGCAGCTAACCACTGCTCTTGTCATCGGCACCATCTTAGCTGTTGTCTTCTTTAACGGAGTGGCAGTAGGACCATTAATTGGAGCTGGAATTGCATATATGACGATGAAAATTGTCGACACATTCTTAAAAATTATAGGTTAG
- a CDS encoding FxsA family protein, producing the protein MFRWLLLFILIVPALEIGVLIWAGNLVGPWWVILLIILTGILGAYLAKQQGLETLNRARTLMNQAQVPQDEIFDGICILIGAVVLLTPGFITDAIGFTLLLPATRAPIRHALKRTVRKMMENGQITIFRRF; encoded by the coding sequence ATGTTTCGTTGGTTACTATTATTTATTCTGATTGTACCTGCCCTTGAGATTGGTGTACTTATCTGGGCTGGCAACTTAGTGGGCCCGTGGTGGGTGATCCTGCTCATTATTCTAACCGGTATCTTAGGTGCATACTTGGCAAAGCAACAAGGTTTAGAGACCTTAAATCGAGCGCGTACCCTTATGAATCAGGCTCAAGTTCCTCAAGATGAGATATTTGATGGTATTTGTATTCTAATTGGAGCGGTTGTACTGTTGACGCCTGGATTTATCACGGATGCAATTGGATTTACGCTACTCTTGCCAGCAACACGAGCGCCTATCCGTCATGCTCTAAAACGAACAGTACGAAAAATGATGGAGAATGGTCAAATTACAATCTTTAGAAGGTTTTAA
- the citZ gene encoding citrate synthase gives MAVTRGLEGVIATESSISSIIDDVLTYAGYNIDDLAEHSSFEEVIYLLWNNKLPTFEELAELKQQLNKEMRLPEGVINHLKSYDLKSVHPMAALRTAISILGLYDEESDVVEGEANKRKAIRIQAKLPSIVTAFARIRNGEEPVQPKENLSFAANFLYMLKGKDPEDIEVEAFNKALVLHADHELNASTFTARVCVATLSDVYSGVTAAIGALKGPLHGGANERVMQMLTEIGSEENAIPYIDEKFQNKEKIMGMGHRVYENGDPRAKHLREMSKELTKVTGQSKWYNMSIKIEDYIKENKGLPANVDFYSASVYHSLGIEHDLFTPIFAVSRVSGWLAHILEQYENNRLIRPRADYTGKEGQSYIPIEQR, from the coding sequence ATGGCAGTGACTAGAGGTCTTGAAGGGGTTATTGCAACTGAATCTTCTATTAGTTCAATTATCGATGATGTACTCACATATGCGGGTTACAATATTGATGATTTAGCAGAACATTCTAGTTTTGAAGAGGTTATCTATCTACTATGGAACAATAAACTTCCAACTTTTGAAGAATTAGCTGAGTTGAAGCAACAATTGAATAAGGAAATGAGATTGCCTGAAGGAGTCATAAACCACCTTAAGTCTTATGACTTAAAGTCTGTTCATCCTATGGCAGCACTTCGTACAGCCATCTCCATTCTTGGGTTATATGACGAAGAGTCAGATGTAGTAGAAGGAGAAGCGAATAAACGTAAGGCTATTCGTATTCAGGCCAAGCTTCCTTCCATTGTGACAGCTTTCGCACGCATTCGAAATGGCGAAGAGCCAGTACAACCAAAGGAGAACCTTAGCTTTGCGGCTAATTTCCTTTATATGCTGAAGGGCAAAGACCCTGAGGATATAGAAGTAGAAGCCTTTAATAAAGCACTTGTTCTACACGCTGATCATGAATTAAATGCATCCACGTTCACCGCTCGTGTGTGTGTGGCAACTCTATCTGATGTGTATAGTGGAGTTACTGCTGCAATTGGAGCGCTTAAAGGACCGCTTCATGGTGGTGCGAACGAGCGTGTAATGCAAATGCTAACGGAAATTGGTAGTGAAGAGAACGCCATCCCTTACATTGACGAGAAGTTCCAAAATAAAGAGAAGATTATGGGCATGGGACACCGTGTATATGAGAATGGTGATCCACGAGCCAAGCATTTGAGAGAAATGTCTAAAGAATTAACGAAAGTAACGGGTCAGTCTAAATGGTATAACATGTCTATTAAGATTGAAGACTATATTAAAGAAAACAAAGGCCTGCCAGCTAATGTGGACTTCTACTCTGCTTCTGTTTACCACAGTCTAGGTATTGAACACGATTTATTTACTCCAATCTTTGCTGTCAGTCGTGTTTCTGGATGGTTAGCTCACATTCTAGAACAGTATGAGAACAACCGTCTGATTCGCCCACGAGCAGACTATACAGGAAAAGAAGGTCAATCTTACATTCCTATTGAGCAGCGCTAA